The Erigeron canadensis isolate Cc75 chromosome 4, C_canadensis_v1, whole genome shotgun sequence genome window below encodes:
- the LOC122594907 gene encoding uncharacterized protein LOC122594907 — translation MHFLLTTMKVVYVLSTPCPEDGDDATVDQIRKRSKWENDDYIARGLILNGMSDALFDIYQNHAFAKGLWDSLETKYMSEDASSQFTQHKMNMDETIQVSSIIDKLPPSWKEFKHSLKHKKEELTLVELGSHLRIEESLRAHDIEKSKGNNVVGTSSINMVEHKKSTGYNDKKGKRKHQEANKASPNKKSRLACWKCGKSGHLKRDCRVNIGNKNTNGSGTSGSGNGFNNQNSKG, via the exons ATGCACTTTCTCCTCACCACCATGAAGGTGGTTTATGTGCTGAGTACTCCTTGTCCAGAAGATGGTGATGATGCTACTGTTGATCAAATTCGGAAAAGGAGCAAATGGGAGAATGATGACTACATTGCTCGAGGATTAATCCTCAATGGTATGTCTGATGCTCTTTTTGATATTTACCAAAACCATGCTTTTGCTAAAGGACTATGGGACTCCTTAGAGACCAAGTATATGAGTGAGGATGCCTCTA GTCAATTCACACAACATAAAATGAATATGGATGAGACTATTCAAGTCTCTAGTATCATTGATAAACTCCCTCCGTCGTGGAAAGAATTTAAGCATTCTTTGAAACATAAGAAAGAGGAGTTAACTCTTGTTGAGTTGGGTAGTCATTTGCGTATTGAGGAATCTCTCAGGGCGCATGATATTGAAAAATCGAAAGGCAACAATGTTGTTGGCACGTCTTCAATCAATATGGTGGAACATAAAAAATCCACCGGATATAATGACAAGAAGGGGAAACGTAAACATCAAGAAGCTAACAAAGCTAGTCCCAACAAGAAGTCTAGGTTGGCTTGTTGGAAGTGTGGCAAATCCGGACACTTGAAACGGGATTGCAGAGTTAATATTGGAAATAAAAATACCAATGGATCTGGCACAAGCGGTTCGGGAAATGGTTTTAACAACCAAAACTCGAAAg GATGA